A window of Petrotoga mexicana DSM 14811 genomic DNA:
CCCTTCTTTTTTTATCCACAACCAGTTTTACTTTCCTTTTTAGCCTATCTTCAATTAGTTCAAGAAAATCAAGACTTACCTTCTTGCTACCTATGATTCCTTATAATCGCGCCATTAAAAATATAACAAAGGTCAACTTAGAGCTAGATATCCACCATTACTTTGAACGGACTTCACTCAAGCTGGCCAACCTATTGGCCAGTTGAGAGAGATCTGCTGCCACTCGGCTGAGCCGCTCCGTATCGGCAGCTACCTCCTGTGTGGTAGCGGACTGCTGCTCAATTACTCCGTCAGTTTTTCTTATTCCTTCCACAATTTCCTCCACGGAAACCTCAATATTATGCAAAATTTGCCCAATTTGATCCGCAGATAGACTGGAATTCTCCGCTAGTTTTCTCACCTCTTGAGCGACCACAGTGAATCCTCGTCCATGTTCACCAGCCCGGGCCGCCTCAATCGCGGCGTTCAGCCCCAACAATTTAGTTTGATCTGCCACCATCCGGATAAATCGGAGAATCTTATCCGTTTCTTCTAGGTGTTCCCGTGCCCGACTAGTTGCTACATCTAACATTTTACTTTGCTTGGTAATATCTTCTGCTCCGGACGCCATAACTTGGGTAGCTGCAGACAATTGTTCCACGGTGGTGGCTACTTCCCGGGCAGTAACTGCCAATTCCTTAGCTCCGCTCTGTAACTTCTCTAGCATGGTTTCACGTGCTTTTACCAGTTCCATCATCAATCTGGCTACACGCGCATCGACAATAATTGTTTGTGGTTGCTTATGCTCATTAAGAGCTTGCTCCACCCTGGTTTTTCCAGTGACCTCAAATATCAAATCCAGTTGAGGTACGTTCAAAAGGTCTCGGAAATCATTAAATATTGGGACACCATAAGCTTTTGCCAGGGCAATGCCCGGAGCCTCGGGATTAACTTCAGCCAACCCTACCAACCGTACATCTGGAAGACTGTATAGGGCTCGCATAATAGAAGTGCCGCCATGGCCACCTCCAACAATTCCTATAAATACCTCTGCCACTCTGTTTACCTCCTTTATTTGTTACAATTTTCACATTATCTCAACCTTCGTAACTAAAAAGCCCCTGTTAGTTTTATTGTACTATATATTTGCTTAATTATACTATATTTTTTTGAAAGACAGCGTATTCGCGCATTTGATCATATTAGGCGTCGTGAAAGAAAACGGTTAGATTATAAAAATAAATACATTCCTGCCAAAACATCATTTTAATGACAATTAATATTGATCTAATGCGTTAACTTGACTGTACCCTCTGATTGGAGTATAATCGTCTTGATAGAGTCCTTTTATTAAGATTTGTATTATAAATAAAGCTTTTGGGAGGTATAAAAGTGGAAAGAAAAAAGAGCGAAAATGTAGTATGGCATGCTGGAAAGGTAAAAAAAGAAGACAGAGAAAGATTTTTAGGGCAAAAGGGAGTAATCCTTTGGTTTACTGGGTTATCTGGATCTGGAAAATCAACTATAGCACATGAATTAGAAGAAAGATTGTTGAAAATAGGAACGTTGTCGTATGTTTTGGATGGAGACAACATTAGACACGGTTTAAATGGTGATTTAGGATTTTCCCCAGAAGATAGGGAGGAAAATATTAGAAGGATAGGAGAGGTTGCAAAGTTATTCTCTGATCTTGGGATAATTACAATGACAGCCTTCATTTCCCCATATAAAAAAGATAGGCAGAGGGTAAGAGAGTTAGTAAAAGATGGAGAATTCATAGAGATATACGTAAAATGTCCACTTGACGAATTGAAAAACCGGGACCCAAAGGGTATGTACGAAAAGGCGATAAAAGGCGAAATAAAAAATTTTACAGGGATTTCAGCTCCCTACGAAGAACCTGAGAATCCTGAGTTAATTTTGAATACCGATGTAGAAAGCATAGATGAATCGGTTGAAAAGGTTATTGAATATTTAAGAAACAAAAATATTATCTGAACAAATCGGGTGGGGAGCGGGGCAAAGGGGCGCTAAAACAGTTTTATGAATAAAACCTATGGAGGTCTAAAAAATGATTGAGCCACACGGTGGAAAATTGGTCAACA
This region includes:
- the cysC gene encoding adenylyl-sulfate kinase; the encoded protein is MERKKSENVVWHAGKVKKEDRERFLGQKGVILWFTGLSGSGKSTIAHELEERLLKIGTLSYVLDGDNIRHGLNGDLGFSPEDREENIRRIGEVAKLFSDLGIITMTAFISPYKKDRQRVRELVKDGEFIEIYVKCPLDELKNRDPKGMYEKAIKGEIKNFTGISAPYEEPENPELILNTDVESIDESVEKVIEYLRNKNII